A single genomic interval of Lathyrus oleraceus cultivar Zhongwan6 chromosome 7, CAAS_Psat_ZW6_1.0, whole genome shotgun sequence harbors:
- the LOC127106545 gene encoding methylecgonone reductase gives MAANSVPDVVLNSGEKMPAIGYGTGTPPPLTALIDAIEIGYRHFDTASFYNTEELLGQAVSKALEEGLVKNRDELFITSKLWCTDAHHDLVLPALETTLKKLGLEYVDLYLIHWPVRFKQDVVGLNFTGEDMIPIDIKGVWEAMEEVHRLGLAKSIGVSNFGAKKLSILLENAKITPAVNQVEMNPSWNQGKLREFCKQKGIHVGAWSPLGAYKDPWGSAAVMDNPILHKIAEAKNKSVPQIVLRWIYQHGVTAIVKSFNKERMKQNIEIFDWELTQEESDKINQISQMRTLKAEMFIHENGPYKSLEELWDGDV, from the exons ATGGCAGCAAATAGTGTTCCAGATGTGGTTTTAAATTCAGGAGAAAAGATGCCGGCGATAGGATATGGAACAGGAACTCCTCCTCCTCTAACGGCTTTGATTGATGCCATTGAAATCGGCTACAGACATTTTGATACGGCTTCTTTCTATAATACTGAAGAACTTCTAGGCCAAGCTGTGTCAAAGGCTTTAGAAGAAGGCCTGGTTAAAAATCGCGACGAATTGTTTATTACTTCCAAGTTATGGTGTACTGATGCTCACCATGACCTTGTTCTCCCAGCTCTCGAAACCACCCTCAA AAAGCTGGGCTTGGAGTATGTGGATCTCTATTTGATTCACTGGCCAGTAAGGTTCAAACAAGATGTTGTAGGCTTAAACTTTACAGGTGAGGATATGATTCCCATTGACATAAAAGGAGTATGGGAAGCTATGGAAGAGGTTCATAGATTGGGCTTAGCAAAGTCTATTGGTGTTAGCAACTTTGGTGCCAAAAAGCTCTCCATACTTTtagaaaatgccaaaatcactcCAGCAGTTAATCAG GTGGAAATGAACCCATCATGGAATCAAGGGAAACTCAGAGAATTCTGCAAGCAGAAAGGAATTCATGTTGGTGCATGGTCGCCACTAGGAGCATACAAAGATCCTTGGGGTTCAGCTGCAGTGATGGATAATCCAATTCTGCACAAAATTGCTGAGGCTAAAAACAAGAGTGTACCCCAG ATAGTACTAAGATGGATATACCAGCATGGAGTAACTGCCATTGTGAAAAGCTTCAATAAGGAGAGGATGAAACAAAACATTGAAATATTTGATTGGGAATTGACCCAGGAAGAGTCAGACAAAATCAATCAGATTTCTCAAATGAGAACCCTAAAAGCAGAAATGTTCATACATGAAAATGGACCTTACAAATCCTTGGAAGAGTTGTGGGATGGTGATGTTTAA
- the LOC127106546 gene encoding auxin-induced protein 10A5, with translation MGFRSIMRRTSFSRTQGSTKGFEVPKGYLAVYVGETMRRFVIPVSYLNQPLFQELLNEAEEEFGYDHPMGGLTIPCSEVEFLNLTSRLN, from the coding sequence ATGGGTTTCCGCAGTATTATGAGAAGAACGTCATTTTCCAGAACCCAAGGATCTACCAAGGGATTTGAAGTCCCTAAAGGCTATCTTGCCGTCTATGTTGGAGAAACAATGAGGCGGTTTGTGATTCCAGTTTCATACTTAAACCAACCATTGTTTCAAGAATTATTAAATGAAGCAGAAGAAGAATTTGGATATGATCATCCCATGGGTGGACTCACAATCCCGTGCAGTGAAGTTGAATTCCTAAACCTCACTTCTCGTTTGAATTGA